The following coding sequences lie in one Populus nigra chromosome 15, ddPopNigr1.1, whole genome shotgun sequence genomic window:
- the LOC133674939 gene encoding pollen-specific leucine-rich repeat extensin-like protein 1 codes for MEVDGQISRPNHVPYEKYRELLEETSSLKMQALHREEEIQTLKGMLAQKDKETVRLKDQLLLRDKTISKLRALVEFAWTEFDSAKKRNINPKASAIDEHEKETIQEINGTASIVNEIGITNQDGDTPTSAHVSSIKGEPPSLLSTFNGPQPPPAEAKIPREAPNPLTKEAKQDDKPFASAPIFYVGPILSVSNSKGHSLPPPPPRPPPPPPRMEANIVGAIPTPVREFHIAPRPPPPRPSPPPPPRPMEANIVGATWTPVRVFRVAPVRRMEANITGATQTPVRIHRPNNTETNPSSSTIRVAHQDGKPHVSAPIPSVVKP; via the exons ATG GAGGTTGATGGGCAAATAAGTAGACCTAACCATGTTCCTTACGAGAAGTACCGAGAACTTCTGGAAGAAACGAGTTCCCTAAAGATGCAGGCACTTCATAGAGAAGAGGAAATACAGACCCTTAAGGGCATGTTAGCTCAAAAGGACAAGGAAACGGTTCGCCTTAAAGACCAGCTGCTTCTAAGAGATAAAACTATTAGTAAGCTAAGGGCTTTGGTTGAGTTTGCTTGGACAGAATTCGACAGtgctaagaaaagaaatataaatccTAAAGCTTCTGCTATCGATGAACATGAAAAGGAGACTATACAGGAGATCAATGGGACAGCTTCAATTGTCAATGAAATTGGAATCACAAACCAAGATGGAGACACACCCACCTCGGCCCATGTTTCTTCCATTAAAGGGGAACCTCCTTCCCTTCTCTCAACATTCAATGGCCCTCAACCCCCTCCAGCAGAAGCGAAAATCCCAAGGGAAGCTCCTAACCCTTTGACAAAAGAAGCAAAACAAGATGACAAACCCTTTGCCTCGGCACCTATATTCTACGTTGGACCTATTCTCTCAGTTTCCAACTCTAAAGGCCATTCACTCCCTCCACCTCCACCACGTCCACCCCCTCCACCTCCACGTATGGAAGCAAACATCGTAGGAGCAATTCCGACCCCTGTTCGTGAATTTCATATCGCTCCACGTCCACCTCCTCCACGTCCatcacctccacctccacctcgaCCTATGGAAGCAAACATCGTAGGAGCAACTTGGACCCCTGTTCGTGTATTTAGAGTCGCTCCTGTCCGACGGATGGAAGCGAACATCACAGGAGCAACTCAAACCCCTGTTCGTATACATCGTCCGAACAACACAGAAACAAACCCAAGCTCATCGACGATTAGAGTAGCCCATCAAGATGGAAAACCCCACGTCTCAGCTCCCATACCTTCTGTTGTTAAACCTTAA